A region of Pseudomonas cavernicola DNA encodes the following proteins:
- a CDS encoding LTA synthase family protein produces MANTDALSNKHSSSRLFRPTVKSHLAFTLLSALALLLMYSLLRVALLVYNRELIGVTPAATFAEAFFNGVRFDLRVVVFACVPLLLALFSVRAMAARGLHRIWLTAFASITLFLGLTELDFYREFHQRLNSLVFQYFQEDPKTVLSMLWNGFPVGRYLLAWALATWLLAKLFKGLDFLSRPQATVVLPSSATSHSAPWHWRGMAFVLCLALAVLAARGTVRQGPPLRWGDAYTTDSMFANQLGLNGTLTLVSAAKASFSSHRDNAWKSTMPDAEALQAVREMLLTPNDKLVDTDKAAIRRDFTPPADGTLPVRNVVVILMESFAGHYVGALGSPDNITPNFDKLAKEGLLFDRFFSNGTHTHQGMFATMACFPNLPSFEYLMRMPEGGHKFSGLPQLLSARDYDNLYVYNGNFQWDNQSGFFSNQGMTDFVGREDFVDPVFMDPTWGVSDQDMFDRGAAELEKNFGEKPFYALLQTLSNHTPYALPKDLPVERVSGHGSLDEHLTAMRYSDWALGQFFEKARKAPYFKDTLFVIVGDHGFGSNEQLTEMDLYRFNVPLLLIAPGIQEKFGATRDTVGTQIDIVPTIMGRLGGEVRHQCWGRDLLNLPEGDHGVGVIKPSGGEQTVAIVTPNRILIQPKGFEPRLYDYQLGANSKAERVPGDIDPVLKKKLEAFLQTATKSLLGNTAGVVDGKPGSS; encoded by the coding sequence ATGGCTAACACGGACGCCCTGAGTAACAAGCACTCCTCATCGCGCTTATTCCGCCCGACTGTGAAAAGTCACCTCGCGTTCACGCTCTTGAGCGCCTTGGCCTTACTGCTGATGTACTCGCTGCTGCGCGTGGCCCTGCTGGTCTACAACCGCGAACTGATCGGTGTGACCCCAGCCGCGACTTTTGCCGAAGCCTTTTTCAACGGCGTGCGCTTCGACCTGCGGGTGGTGGTATTTGCCTGCGTGCCGTTGCTGCTGGCGTTGTTCAGCGTTCGCGCCATGGCGGCTCGCGGCCTGCATCGCATCTGGCTGACGGCGTTCGCCAGCATCACCCTGTTTCTCGGGCTGACCGAGCTGGATTTCTACCGCGAGTTTCACCAGCGTCTGAACAGCCTGGTGTTCCAGTATTTCCAGGAAGATCCGAAAACTGTCCTCAGCATGCTCTGGAACGGCTTCCCAGTTGGCCGCTACCTGCTGGCCTGGGCGCTGGCGACCTGGCTGCTGGCCAAGCTGTTCAAGGGCCTCGACTTCCTCAGTCGACCGCAAGCTACGGTGGTGCTGCCGTCCTCTGCCACCAGTCATTCGGCGCCTTGGCACTGGCGTGGTATGGCGTTTGTGCTGTGTCTGGCACTGGCCGTTCTGGCGGCGCGCGGTACCGTGCGTCAGGGGCCACCGCTGCGCTGGGGCGATGCCTACACCACCGATTCGATGTTCGCCAACCAACTCGGCCTGAACGGCACCCTGACTCTGGTCTCGGCGGCCAAGGCCAGCTTCTCCTCGCACCGAGACAACGCCTGGAAGTCGACCATGCCGGATGCCGAAGCCCTGCAGGCTGTCCGTGAAATGCTGCTGACACCGAACGACAAGCTGGTGGATACCGACAAGGCCGCCATCCGCCGCGACTTCACGCCGCCGGCCGATGGCACGCTACCGGTCCGCAATGTGGTGGTAATCCTCATGGAGAGCTTCGCCGGCCACTACGTCGGCGCCTTGGGTAGCCCGGATAACATCACTCCGAACTTCGACAAGCTGGCTAAAGAGGGCCTGCTGTTCGACCGTTTCTTCTCCAATGGCACCCATACCCACCAGGGCATGTTCGCCACTATGGCCTGCTTCCCCAATCTGCCCAGCTTCGAGTATCTGATGCGCATGCCGGAAGGCGGCCACAAGTTCTCCGGTTTGCCGCAACTGCTCAGTGCTCGCGATTACGACAATCTGTACGTCTACAACGGCAACTTCCAGTGGGACAACCAATCGGGGTTCTTCAGCAACCAAGGCATGACCGACTTCGTTGGTCGTGAGGATTTTGTCGACCCGGTGTTCATGGACCCGACCTGGGGCGTGTCCGACCAGGACATGTTCGACCGCGGTGCGGCTGAGTTGGAGAAGAACTTTGGCGAAAAGCCGTTCTATGCCTTGCTGCAAACCTTGTCCAACCACACGCCATACGCCTTGCCAAAAGACTTGCCGGTAGAGCGCGTTAGCGGTCATGGCTCACTGGATGAGCACCTGACCGCCATGCGTTATTCCGACTGGGCTCTGGGCCAGTTCTTCGAGAAGGCGCGCAAAGCGCCGTACTTCAAGGACACCCTGTTCGTCATCGTCGGCGACCATGGCTTCGGCAGTAACGAACAACTGACAGAGATGGACCTGTACCGCTTCAACGTGCCGTTGCTGCTGATCGCTCCGGGCATTCAGGAAAAGTTCGGCGCCACCCGCGACACTGTTGGCACCCAGATCGACATCGTGCCGACCATCATGGGCCGCCTAGGTGGCGAAGTACGGCACCAGTGCTGGGGCCGTGACCTGCTCAACCTGCCGGAAGGCGATCATGGTGTTGGCGTGATCAAACCTTCTGGCGGCGAACAGACCGTTGCCATCGTCACGCCCAATCGCATCCTGATTCAGCCCAAGGGCTTTGAGCCGCGCCTGTATGACTACCAACTAGGGGCGAACTCGAAAGCTGAACGCGTGCCGGGCGATATTGACCCCGTGCTGAAGAAGAAGCTCGAAGCCTTCCTGCAAACGGCAACCAAGAGCCTGCTGGGCAACACGGCAGGGGTTGTGGACGGAAAGCCGGGTAGCAGTTGA
- the speE gene encoding polyamine aminopropyltransferase, with protein MSDYQETLYEGYGQRFRMDKLLHEVRTEHQHLVIFENPRMGRVMALDGVIQTTEADEFIYHEMLTHVPILAHGAAKRVLIIGGGDGGMLREVSKHRTVEHITMVEIDGTVVEMCKEFLPNHSKGAYDDPRLNLVIDDGMRFVATTEEKFDVIISDSTDPIGPGEVLFSENFYQACRRCLNEGGILVTQNGTPFMQLSEVQTTASRMDSLFADWHFYMAAVPTYIGGAMTFAWGATNAELRKLPLDTLRQRFVGSGIVTRYYNPEVHLGAFALPQYVLQAVNKPSND; from the coding sequence ATGAGCGATTATCAAGAGACCCTCTACGAAGGCTATGGCCAGCGCTTTCGCATGGACAAGCTGCTGCACGAAGTGCGTACCGAACACCAGCATCTGGTGATTTTCGAGAACCCGCGCATGGGCCGGGTGATGGCGCTGGACGGCGTGATCCAGACTACCGAAGCCGACGAATTCATTTACCACGAGATGCTCACCCACGTGCCAATCCTCGCCCACGGCGCGGCCAAGCGGGTACTGATCATCGGCGGTGGCGACGGTGGCATGCTGCGCGAAGTGAGCAAGCACCGCACGGTCGAGCACATCACCATGGTCGAGATCGACGGCACCGTGGTCGAGATGTGTAAAGAATTTCTGCCGAACCACTCCAAGGGCGCCTATGACGACCCGCGGCTGAATCTGGTGATCGATGACGGCATGCGTTTCGTTGCCACCACCGAGGAGAAGTTCGATGTGATCATCTCTGACTCCACCGACCCGATCGGCCCGGGTGAAGTGCTGTTTTCCGAGAACTTCTACCAAGCCTGCCGTCGCTGCCTGAACGAAGGCGGCATCCTGGTCACCCAAAACGGTACGCCCTTCATGCAGCTCAGTGAGGTACAGACCACTGCCAGCCGCATGGATAGCCTGTTCGCCGATTGGCACTTTTACATGGCGGCAGTGCCGACCTATATCGGCGGCGCCATGACCTTCGCCTGGGGCGCGACCAACGCCGAGCTGCGCAAGCTGCCGCTGGACACCCTGCGCCAGCGCTTCGTCGGCAGCGGTATCGTTACTCGCTATTACAACCCGGAAGTTCATCTGGGCGCTTTCGCTCTGCCGCAGTACGTGCTGCAAGCGGTGAACAAACCGAGTAATGACTGA
- a CDS encoding DNA-3-methyladenine glycosylase family protein translates to MNDTPELPATVVRLPYLMPWSWQQFQQYFALRCLPAVERLTPHSYHRNFQLGTTSGWFKLRPLAEEAALELSLSPSASSLTQPLVKRVRRMFDLDADTALIAAHLRTDPLLAPLVERYPGLRLPTAFDPFEQAVRAIIGQQVTVKAAVTITGRLVTRLGETLADAPADGPQRLFPTAEAIAGSVLDGIGMPGKRVETLQRFARAVHEGTLALHADDGVEALVERLCALPGIGPWTAEYIALRAFGVADAFPVSDLGLLKARIWGDDGINARILAARAETWRPWRAYAAMYLWQSYAED, encoded by the coding sequence ATGAACGACACCCCTGAACTGCCTGCTACCGTAGTCCGCCTACCCTATCTGATGCCCTGGAGCTGGCAGCAGTTCCAGCAGTACTTCGCCTTGCGCTGCCTGCCCGCGGTGGAACGCTTGACGCCACACAGCTACCACCGCAACTTCCAACTGGGTACCACCAGCGGCTGGTTCAAGCTGCGTCCGCTGGCCGAAGAAGCGGCTCTGGAGCTAAGCCTGAGCCCTTCCGCCAGCAGCCTGACCCAGCCGCTGGTAAAACGGGTGCGGCGGATGTTCGACCTAGATGCCGACACCGCGCTGATTGCCGCCCACCTTCGCACCGACCCGCTGTTGGCACCCTTGGTGGAGCGTTACCCTGGCCTGCGTCTACCCACGGCCTTTGATCCGTTCGAACAGGCGGTGCGCGCCATCATCGGTCAGCAAGTCACCGTCAAGGCCGCAGTGACTATCACCGGGCGTCTGGTGACGCGACTGGGCGAAACGCTGGCGGACGCGCCAGCAGATGGGCCGCAACGCTTGTTCCCGACTGCCGAAGCCATCGCCGGTAGCGTGCTGGACGGCATCGGCATGCCTGGCAAGCGCGTGGAAACCCTGCAGCGCTTTGCCCGCGCCGTACATGAGGGCACTCTTGCACTGCATGCCGATGACGGCGTAGAAGCGCTGGTCGAGCGCCTCTGCGCACTGCCGGGTATCGGCCCCTGGACCGCTGAATATATCGCCCTGCGCGCATTTGGCGTGGCGGATGCCTTCCCGGTCAGCGACTTGGGTCTGCTGAAGGCGCGGATCTGGGGCGATGACGGCATTAACGCCCGCATACTCGCGGCTCGGGCCGAAACCTGGCGCCCCTGGCGCGCCTACGCCGCCATGTATCTCTGGCAAAGCTACGCAGAGGATTGA
- a CDS encoding methylated-DNA--[protein]-cysteine S-methyltransferase — MYYRYHDSPLGPLLLAGDDEGLRLLHMNAAQPWELAQDWQAAAQQLDDACRQLDEYFAGQRQQFQLRLAPAGTPFQREVWRALLEIPFGRTCSYADLAQRIARPKAVRAVGTANGANPIAVVIPCHRVIGSNGTLTGYAGGLERKQLLLQLEGAWLL; from the coding sequence ATGTATTACCGCTACCACGACAGCCCACTCGGCCCCCTGCTGCTCGCCGGCGATGACGAGGGCCTGCGCCTGCTGCATATGAATGCAGCACAACCCTGGGAACTGGCGCAGGACTGGCAAGCCGCCGCGCAGCAACTGGATGACGCTTGCCGGCAACTAGACGAGTACTTCGCCGGCCAGCGCCAACAGTTCCAGCTGCGCCTGGCGCCGGCCGGTACGCCGTTCCAGCGTGAAGTCTGGCGGGCGCTGCTGGAAATCCCTTTCGGCCGCACCTGCAGCTATGCCGATTTAGCCCAGCGGATTGCTCGGCCGAAAGCCGTGCGCGCCGTCGGCACCGCCAATGGCGCCAACCCGATTGCCGTGGTGATCCCTTGTCACCGAGTGATCGGCAGCAACGGCACCCTCACCGGTTACGCCGGCGGCTTGGAGCGCAAGCAACTGCTGCTGCAGCTGGAAGGCGCGTGGTTACTCTAA
- a CDS encoding PLDc N-terminal domain-containing protein, producing the protein MDSTFSGLIGLIILALDIWAILNVIKSGAETGMKIIWALLILFLPVLGLIIWAVAGPRGNVRI; encoded by the coding sequence ATGGATTCTACGTTTAGCGGCCTGATCGGCCTGATCATTCTGGCCCTGGATATCTGGGCGATTCTCAATGTGATCAAAAGCGGCGCAGAAACCGGGATGAAGATCATCTGGGCGCTGCTGATCCTGTTTCTGCCAGTGCTGGGCCTGATTATCTGGGCCGTCGCCGGGCCGCGCGGTAATGTGCGGATTTAG